A window of the Xiashengella succiniciproducens genome harbors these coding sequences:
- a CDS encoding superoxide dismutase, with product MKKILIPLVILVLVAVACTTPAPKTQEIAEPSVPIYTGEAVVHEFAALPYSYDALEPYIDAQTMEIHYSRHHQAYFNNFLKAIEGSGYEQASLEFFFDNISYFSAAIRNNAGGYFNHSLFWSLMAPAGTGGAPSDTLAQAINAKFGSLENFQTKFNAAATGRFGSGWAWLIVTEDGSLTITSTANQDNPLMETEAVQGKPLLALDVWEHAYYLKYQNKRADYVANFWNVVNWNKVNELYEATLN from the coding sequence ATGAAAAAAATCCTTATACCACTGGTTATTCTGGTGTTAGTGGCAGTTGCCTGCACCACACCGGCACCCAAAACACAGGAGATTGCAGAACCAAGTGTACCCATTTACACAGGTGAAGCAGTTGTCCATGAATTTGCAGCACTCCCATACTCATACGATGCGCTGGAACCATATATTGACGCTCAGACGATGGAGATACACTACAGCAGACACCATCAGGCTTATTTCAACAATTTCCTGAAAGCCATCGAGGGGTCAGGCTACGAACAAGCCTCTCTGGAGTTCTTCTTTGACAATATCTCCTACTTCAGTGCAGCCATTCGCAACAATGCAGGAGGATACTTCAACCACAGCCTTTTCTGGTCGTTGATGGCTCCGGCAGGCACAGGTGGTGCTCCATCAGACACCCTTGCTCAGGCCATTAACGCAAAATTTGGTTCGCTTGAAAACTTCCAAACCAAGTTTAATGCTGCAGCAACAGGACGCTTCGGTAGCGGCTGGGCCTGGTTGATAGTCACAGAGGACGGTTCACTGACAATCACCAGCACTGCCAATCAGGACAACCCTTTGATGGAAACTGAAGCCGTACAGGGTAAACCACTTCTGGCTCTGGATGTATGGGAACATGCATACTACCTCAAGTATCAAAACAAAAGGGCTGACTATGTGGCAAACTTCTGGAATGTAGTCAACTGGAACAAGGTAAACGAACTGTATGAAGCAACTTTGAACTGA
- a CDS encoding carbonic anhydrase translates to MDRLKAVLTPEDIPAELRDTPVARLLCYHNMGMVPGELRKAELLISMCMDNRNQLHIPNNFAFILRSGGGNLRHNEFKVSYAVSVGGVKYIALIGHSNCGMVNLHEKKDAFISGLVDNAGWDREFAEDHFNQFSPIFEIGNEIDFLLSESARLRGRYPRINVVPLYYKIEDHKLYLVNEK, encoded by the coding sequence ATGGATAGACTTAAGGCAGTTTTAACCCCGGAAGATATACCGGCCGAACTAAGGGATACTCCCGTTGCCAGGCTGCTGTGCTACCACAACATGGGAATGGTACCCGGAGAACTCAGGAAGGCCGAGCTGCTGATAAGCATGTGTATGGACAATCGGAATCAGTTGCATATACCAAACAACTTTGCCTTTATCTTAAGGTCGGGTGGCGGCAACCTCCGTCACAACGAGTTTAAAGTGTCGTACGCAGTCTCTGTTGGCGGTGTGAAGTACATAGCCCTGATTGGCCACAGCAATTGTGGAATGGTCAACCTGCATGAGAAGAAGGATGCCTTTATTAGTGGTTTGGTGGATAACGCCGGCTGGGACAGGGAATTCGCAGAAGATCACTTTAACCAGTTTTCCCCGATCTTTGAAATTGGAAATGAAATAGACTTTCTATTGTCTGAGTCAGCCAGACTACGAGGACGATACCCTAGGATCAACGTAGTTCCTCTCTACTATAAAATAGAGGACCATAAGCTCTACCTTGTAAATGAAAAATAA